catcATATAGTCAATGTATATGTCGTCGCGACCCAAAGGTTCCTTGGCATTCGTTAGTTTGGAACTCTAAACTTCAGCCTACACAAGCCATTTTTGGATGGCAATTCATGCATGGGAAGCTGCCAATAGATGAAGTTATTGCAAGCAAAAAAATCTCAATGGTTTCGATGTGCTCCCTATGTGGGAAGACAAGCAAATCTATAGCTCATATTTTTGGGAATGTAGTTTTTCTGTGGATGTATGAAGCATGTTCACAAATTGCTTTGATGTGAGGTGGACCTCGCCTATATCAACTACAGAGATTGTGAAATAGTGGCTCAGGAAGCGTAGGATCCTATCAGTTAGGGAGGCCTGGTCAGCTGGCCTTGTTCTGGTGGCAGACAATATTTGGAAGGAACGTAATACAAGAAGATATGAAGGTAGATCGCAAACCAGCACTCATGTTTTTAACATGGTGAAGAAGGATGTAAAAGACTTGCAACTCAACTTGAGAAGGGTGGTAAAGTCTTATGGGGACCTTGTGTGCTATCGAAGGCTAGGATTACATACTCTTCCATCCATAACTAGACCTCCCCTTGAGGTTTTCTGGTGTAAACCTCTTGTCGGCTGGATAAAACTAAATGTGGATGGGTGCTCAATAGGCAATCCAAGAAAAGCGGGTGCTGGCGGTATAATTCGAGACTACAAGGGTGATATCATTAGCtcctttaaaattttccttggaATTCAAACCAACTATGTGGCTGAGTTTCATGGGCTGATGGAGGGCATCCACCATGCCACTTACAATAGGGTGCATGCATGATGGATAGAAGCAGACTCTGCGGCTGTTGTCATGGTAGTTCAATCCAGAATGATTCCTTGGTTTGTATTGCAAGATTGGATTGCAGTGGAGCCTTATTAAAAACAATCACCTAGAAAATCACACATTGCTTCAAAGAGGCCAACTTGATTGCAGACTACCTTGCTAAGGATGTGGCTAAATCAGGTGTGTCCAGTACAGAAATCCCTTTTCCAAACTTTATCATGGAGGAGATGCTATGCGATTTTAATACCAAACCAcagtttagattttttttactgtGTTTTAGAGTCCTAacgatggcaatgccaaaggtgggagaTTGTTAGTGTATGATGTCATATATTCCGTCACaatttaatctagggagtactacTGCAGGCGCCTTGACAGGCAGGACGAAGGTTTCGCTAGTCGGTCAACAGGTTGTGGGGGTTGCAAAGGGGGGAGGAGGCACACCTGATTATATGTTTTGAGagtagttttgtactttttgaattagggttttttcgatatatatttgtagcgagggcttctttctctgtaatgcaaccaatactgagaggtgtgaggaagagcgttgtaaccctattcttcattgatactGAAGCAGGATATCATCTcgccgaggacgtaggcaatcttgtcaaacctcataaatttgtgtgcattgcttgttctttttttttcaattatcttTTAcgtcattttagggttgcatttctacatgTCTCAGACATAGTCTCACaaccattgtaatcctatcccgcTTCAGCTTTAGTTCCACCATTTAAGAAGAAGAGTCCACATGGGGTGAGCTACACTAGCCCAGTGAGGGTTGAGCATGCAAGCATACACATCCAATCATAACCCCAAATGCATACTCACAACCAATATCAATATAAATGACTCAATAACGCATATccacatgatccattttcaTTATAGTAATAAACTTAATTACTAAGTCTGAATTTTGGGTATAAATGCTATAAAAATTTTGGGTATAAATGTTATAAACAATGTAGGTGATATCCCCTCAGTACGTCGGGCTCCAGAGATACAAGTTAGATGCAAGCAGGAGTCATCCAATCTTAGAAAGAAACTCGATCCCagccaacccctaaatagtaaccccaaCAGCCATGCGTACAGTACATCGTACTGTGTTGTCCAACAACTATGCGAACAGTACTTTATACGATGTTGTGCCCACCTTGGATACAGTCCGTCATACCCCGAGCGTAGTAATCCCATCAGACATATGGCATACTTGGAATTAGCCAATACattacccctattggcaaggggttatagaaATGGGGTTATGATCCTAGCCAATGCAATTTTACATGTATGCAAGTCAACCAATAGCATCCATACATCCACACCCTTGACCTTTAGGCCCATAGTACCGGAATATACCTCAGCCACACCATGCCTTAGACCGTCAGAGCAACAATCAAAATCACACTACTGACCTCTGGACCCACGGTATTAGAACACACCTCAGGCACAACGTGCCCAAGACCGTCGCATAGTCATAACCATAGTCTACATCCAAAGAATCCACAATCAATTGTGCATCTCAACCACAGTAACATgtgtaataataaaaatataatatacaAATATAACACAAGTCATTCCATTACACATGTGCAGGTATGAATTAAATATGTATAAAACATTCTGTAAAATAAAGTCACATTCACCCACTCACCTCGATACCTGAATCTAATGGTTTTTCGTTGAACTTACGTCATCAAGTATCCTTGCCGAGTGAATTAGGTTCATATATGACAATCCAATTATTATTGTTAATTTTAGTCTATATTGTCCATTGATAGTTCCTATTTCATAAttcagttgaattccctgatcGAGACTCCACCACAGACCACTCAGAAAGGCACTGACCTATTGTCAGATTCCTTCCCACACACTAACCTATATGGGTCCAACTGACCTGTACTGACCCATATATAGCTATTCTCATATCCCATGCAAACATTCTCCAATGGCCCACCTTACTGAGCCATATAGAGACACATTGATAAGTGACAAATCCCTTAGGTGGGTGGGGTAGAGGGTGCAAAGACAGAGACCATTTCCCTTGAAATATTACCCATCGGAAGGTCAATTACAGAGGCACCGACCTGCCGTAGGCACCTGCCGGTGGAGGTATTCCAGCAGCTCCTTGCAGCTACTGAACTCCCCACTGGCCTGAGGTGTCTCAGCTCTTCTATGCACCCAAATTTTTACCCCTGGGTTTcttttatatatgtatatggaCATGTCCCATACCCTAGGAATCCTTTCTAAGTGGGTTACCTCCTTCAACATTGTCCTTAAATTCCTACTTAGCATACTCTGCTAAAATTCAACAATGCAGATGTAAGCACTGCTAACATGCGGTTTCCAGCACAAGCAACTCCAAAAGTAGACATGGGAAAACCCAAAATTAGAATTAGGTAGCCATGGAATAATAATCATACCTCAATTCTTAAAATCCCACTGCTAAACTGGAGAGTTCAAATAAGGAAAATTAAGGAATCAAGCCTAGTTGAGCAATGCACCCATAGGAGACCCACCTATTTGAGCTCTCCAAAGTGGCGTCCACTTATCTGGGGTTGTACAACCTCAGATGCAAGGTTGTATCCTTCTTTAGCCCTACCTTTCTTATTTCAGCATGGTCCCAGCCCTGAAATAGGTTTCCCTCATTAATCCAAGCATTAAAATTCATGCAAATAGATATATTGGGCATATATAAGTCAAATCCAGTACTAATGTAACATCCCTAACTATTAAACATACATAAGTGTCAACCGAAACTATATTTCTAACCTTTAGGTCTGAAATGATTGGTCCACTTATATCTTTGTAATTGCTGTGGGTAATGCTGTCACTTCAAAGGTACTGTCATCTTTGGGTGAACAATAGCTTCTAGGCTAAAGCACTCCCAAAACTTTGTGCATTCTTAGCCTACTTAGACAATGTTACCTTTAGGTGATCATCATCGACTTTGTTAACCCATTATAATTCTTTGAGCTATGCAACATTATAATGATATTGATTCTTACGACTTTGGTGGATTTAAAACAATGCCACTTTAATGGTGCATAACCCTAATATGACAGACAATTACTGTGTGATACATTGTTCCATGTAAATTTAGCATAAAAGGCACCCATGAAACGCAATTAATGCACAAATAGGTCCATTAACACCATTTTATCGCAAACAATTTTGGGTCTAACCCAATTTATTACTAGTACAACAGGGACCAAAATATAAACAATCCATAACTTTCCTATAAACAAAAATTAGCTATAGCAGACTTTAATGGACACTAAACATATTGATattatatatatcaaaataaataacacAGAAAAAAGAACCCAATGCAAAAGTACGAGCCCGTATGGTCGGTTTAAAGTTAGcagccaaaaaccctaaattaattTGGTTCGAACCACCTAAATTGactcgaaccaaaccaaatcgatcCAATCGACCAGGCCACGTGGATAAAAAACCATTTGTGTTTTTGGGTCTGTGGCTCTGGTTTGATAGACTACGTCAACCTGAAAAACCCTACTGGGTTGACCCGATGATCCTTTTGTCCAAACAACACATGGCGGCATGTGTAGCCAATTCTGGTGGCGTGCCACCTACTGCCATTTTCGGGACAATCTCTTTTACGCTTCTatgcaaaaaaataattttgacgGTGGGAAATTCCGATAACGATTGTTTTTGGACAAAAACCCTCCCAAAACccttttttcacaaaaaaaaaaaaaaaattgatttttatagGGTTCTAAGATCAAGAGGAGTGGCTCTGATATCACTTATTAGGAAAATCACCTGAAGAATCACCCTCAATACTTAGAACACCTATATTTATAAGAATTACAATGGAGAAAGAACTAGGGAACAGAACATTGACTGAACAATAAATAAAAGTGAAGAATACCTATTTAAGGAGGTTGATGAGCTTCCACAACCCAATATTCATTTGATGAATGGTGGGGATAACCGGTCTCATGACTTAGTTTTGGGTgtgatgagatttttttttttcttaggtagGCCCCCCGGAGATTTAAACTCCTGACGTCTTTATGTGAGGAgttggtctttgccaactgagctacctCCTTAGGATTATGTGATGGGTTCTTTATGGTGGATTGTCCAATGGGAGGTGATGGTTGCCGCTGGGTGGAAACTTTGGGTGGCATAGAGAACATACTAGGGAGGAGCACGAAGTCCAATCCATGAGATCCTTGGTTGAGTTTCTGCATTTTATATTGTCACCAACCCCACTAGATACTAAGGACCGCTTCACTAGTAGCTGGAATGCATGGGCAAGTGCGGTGCACACTTAGCCCCAGAGGTCTCAGTTTCAACCCTCAATTACTCACTtgtcccccctccccttccctcaTCCttctttgtggaaaaaaaaaaaaacccaccgaCAGAGATCACCAAACTAGACCACTGTATCCTTCAGTCTCCATCAATCGCTCTAACCaaacaattaaaattttattttatgttctatttttaatattttatttaataactgtttttttaaattaaaactaaaaaagtatttggattaaattcacatatcaaaacaatatcatacaTCCCTAagtccatggatttagaatcattgaatgcaagagagagaaaaaaaaatgaattctaAATCCATAAATCATGAACGTAAGAGAATAATCTTGTACACCTGATCCAATGTCCCCAAAGAAGATaagtccttttttattttaaagacaAAGAAAGATAAGTCCTCTGTCAGGACACATGGCGGCAAGATGTTTTACTAGTCAAGATCCGTGGGCTGCCAAAGTTCTAAATTTCGCACTGTCCTCATAAATCCAAAGGATTAGCCTGTCAACATTATCCTTTGACGCATTCATATACGTCATAAAATCTGATTTTTCCAAGTACTTCTCGGCTTCTACCGCATCACCCGCTACTTATAACGCGTACAAATGCGCCTTCCCCACTCCACAACTTGCTTCACTTATCTCTCATGGAGCTCTGGTGGTGGTGATCcaaggcctctctctctctctctctcgtgtgcGCTTTTGAATGTGAAGGAAAGTTATGGGAGAAAGTGGGTTCATTTCAGTGGTGACATTATGCATTTTGGTTGTGTGGTGTGGATGGAAGGTCATGGAATGGATATGGTGGAAGCCCAAGAAGCTGGAGAGGCTTCTCAATGAACAAGGCATCAAAGTCACACCATACAAGCTATTGTTTGGTGACCTGAAAGAGAACCAGAGGCAGTTCGAAGAAGCTCGATCCAAGCCCATGAGCCTATCCCATGATATCGTTCCACGTGTGGCCCCCTTTCATCTTCAAACCATACAGAAGTACGGTATGTCTTGGCTCTGAtattcttttctcccttttatttattttttcttttttttttctttttattttttcttttttttttttttttttttaacttagtGGTAGTCAACTAGGTAATTGACACTTAGACTAAGTCTAGGGAAGGTTGCTTCTTTGACACACTGTTCTCACCttcttgaaagaaaaaaaaaattgcagtaaTAGTAGCTGTTTGTAGTAGTAGTATTGCAATAAGTGTGGCGTAGTGAGCCTCTGCTGGCCCCTCTTGAGTTCCTTGTCTTGAGTTCCTTGTCTGGCTTCTCTGTGGGTCTTGTGATTCCTCAATAGGTCTTTCTTAGATATAGGTAGGTGTAAAAACGATTGCAATACCCCTCAACCTATATGTTGAAGATGCCTCTATGCGAATTCTCATTGGTCTATACATTATTTGATCTGTACATTAATACAATGGCCACGCAAAAAGAAACCCTGTATAGGACTGGCAATGGACCTGGTTGTATTGGGATGGGCTAAGGGTACACTTAACAGCTCATATAACTTACATTTTTACTCTTATGTGTTCTTTTATGCTCtgaaaacagattttttttttttttcccttcgtAAAAAAACATTAATCGTTGataactgaaattttttttttttttcccttggtaAAAAAACCTTAATCGTTGAtaactgaaatttaaaaaatgcaGGAAAAAAATCTGCCTTTTGGTTTGGAAGAACTCCAAGAGTCTATATTATGGATCCTGATCTCATAAGGGACATTCTGAGTAATAAGTTTGGTCACTTTGCGAAGATCAGAATAAATCCACTATCACGATTTTTAGCAAAAGGGCTTGTAACCTATGAGGGTGAAAAGTGGGCCAAACACAGAAGGATCATAAACCCTGCCTTTCATATGGAAAAATTAAAGGTTTCTTCTATGTCTTTGACATttccttcaaatcctttaaattCAAACGATTGAATAGATTTACATATTTGGCTGTAGCTTTTCCATGCTATTGTGGTGATGATAGattgtattttcttctttgctAATTGTTATAGTGCATGTTATCGGCATTTTATACAAGCTCTGATGAGATAGTTAGCAAATGGGAGAAATTGGTTACATCTGAAGGTTCTTGCAAACTAGATGTATGGCCAGAACTTCGAAATTTAACAGGAGATGTCATCTCTAGGGCAGCATTTGGTAGCTCCTACGAAGAAGGTAGACAAATATTCAAATTGCAAGATGAGCAAGCCGGGCTCTTAGTGCAGTCTTTTCAAACCGCACTTATACCTGGTTTTAGGTACAGTTCAACATTCTTGCCTAAGTCAGCTAATTTCTACATTTTCTAGAATCTATTCATATAATTTGCCTCTCTTACATCTTCAACCTATATTAATGGATTGCTTTAAGTTTATCACTTACTTGTAAAAAACAAAATTGTAAATGTATTCATGaaatataacaataataaatcataaatcataaataatgGAATAAGATACTAGTGGGAGTTTAGTCCTACATCGGCTGCTAATTAACCTATAGCTCCCTTATACACCTTAGAAGTCCCATTTTTGGAACTCTTGGGTTGAAAACTTCACATAGTCTTAAAGCGAGTTCTCACCATATCCACTTGTTCGCAGGATATTGTACAAGTTACCACACATGCAGGGGAGAGTTGGGAGTTTATTCCCACATAGACTACTAATTAGCCCATAGCCCCTTTATAGACTTGGGAGTCCCACCACCTACAAGTTCGATTTTTTGGGTTGGAAACATTATAGTTTAAGTTCATTCATGCATGAatttattcatttcttctccaaaACAAATTGTGAAAGTAGTATAGATTATAAAATTTGATCCTTGCACTCACCAATGTTTAACTGGGTACAGTATTCTTCCTacaaaaagaaatagaagaatgaaagaaattgACAGAGAAGCGCGAGCCCTTTTAATGGGTATCATTA
This genomic stretch from Macadamia integrifolia cultivar HAES 741 unplaced genomic scaffold, SCU_Mint_v3 scaffold530, whole genome shotgun sequence harbors:
- the LOC122069072 gene encoding cytochrome P450 CYP72A219-like — encoded protein: MGESGFISVVTLCILVVWCGWKVMEWIWWKPKKLERLLNEQGIKVTPYKLLFGDLKENQRQFEEARSKPMSLSHDIVPRVAPFHLQTIQKYGKKSAFWFGRTPRVYIMDPDLIRDILSNKFGHFAKIRINPLSRFLAKGLVTYEGEKWAKHRRIINPAFHMEKLKCMLSAFYTSSDEIVSKWEKLVTSEGSCKLDVWPELRNLTGDVISRAAFGSSYEEGRQIFKLQDEQAGLLVQSFQTALIPGFSILPTKRNRRMKEIDREARALLMGIISKRQNAKKVGEAKNNDLLGLLLESNDKEIQEHKNKKNIGLTIEEVIQECKLFYFAGQETTSVLLVWTIIVLCMHSEWQVRAREEVFQVFGKNKPNFDGLSHLKIVNMILYEVLRLYPPVLQLNRCTYKDMKLGEISLPPGIQLMLPIVLVHHDHELWGEDAEEFKPERFAEGIS